In one window of Sporolituus thermophilus DSM 23256 DNA:
- a CDS encoding peroxiredoxin translates to MAVMVGQKAPDFRLPTTKNLETLDHVAQLSDYRGKWLVLFFYPLDFTFVUPTEIRGFNTRLGEFRRLNAEILAVSTDSVFSHRAWIKTPVDDGGLGPIDYPLGSDITREASRSYGVLLEDKGIAQRGLFIIDPDGIIQYAVVTNLDVGRSVEETLRVLQALQTRGLCPLDWKPGDKLL, encoded by the coding sequence ATGGCAGTAATGGTTGGTCAAAAGGCGCCTGATTTTCGTTTGCCGACCACCAAAAACCTGGAGACGCTCGACCATGTGGCGCAGCTGTCTGATTACCGGGGAAAGTGGCTTGTGCTCTTTTTTTACCCCCTCGACTTCACCTTTGTCTGACCGACGGAAATCAGAGGGTTTAATACCCGGTTAGGCGAGTTTCGTCGACTCAATGCGGAAATTCTGGCAGTCAGTACTGACAGTGTTTTCAGCCATCGGGCCTGGATTAAGACCCCGGTCGATGACGGCGGACTTGGGCCAATTGACTACCCGTTGGGCTCTGACATAACGCGGGAAGCATCCCGGTCCTACGGTGTACTGCTGGAAGATAAGGGTATTGCTCAGCGCGGTCTGTTTATAATTGACCCCGATGGCATTATCCAGTATGCCGTAGTGACCAACCTGGATGTAGGCCGCAGTGTGGAGGAAACGCTGCGGGTGCTCCAGGCCTTGCAGACCCGGGGGCTGTGTCCGCTGGACTG
- the cysS gene encoding cysteine--tRNA ligase, producing MALRVYNTLTKQKEEFVPREPGKVKMYVCGVTPYNHPHIGNARPFITWDVIRRYLEHRGFAVFHVQNFTDIDDKIINTANQEGVTWDTVANRYIAAYFEVMDKLNVRRAHVYPRVSDHIGEIIAIVRRLIDKGYAYTIDGDVYYSVEKFAPYGQLSGRSLEDMKAGARIDVDERKRHPMDFALWKSAKPGEPAWDSPWGPGRPGWHIECSAMALKYLGNGFDFHGGGSDLIFPHHENEIAQSEAYTGETPFVRYWLHNGFITVNEEKMSKSLGNFFLVKDILAHYPPEVLRFFILSTHYRSPLDFSDERLAEAGRSLERLRTAVENIRQLEKLPGGAGGEQADVVRRAAAQAKAEFYAAMDDDFNTALAISVMFSLAKEINIYYSQVAAGKVVLDAQALAEVRDAYFMMADILGILVKERAGQTEVDGELVAGLMDIIIAVRQEARQRKDWATADGIRSRLAELGIILEDSPQGVRWKRR from the coding sequence ATGGCGCTAAGAGTGTATAATACCTTGACCAAGCAAAAGGAAGAATTTGTGCCGCGGGAGCCTGGCAAGGTAAAAATGTATGTCTGCGGCGTGACGCCGTACAACCACCCCCATATCGGCAACGCCAGGCCGTTTATTACCTGGGACGTTATTCGCCGTTATCTTGAACATCGCGGTTTTGCCGTTTTTCATGTCCAAAACTTTACCGACATCGATGATAAAATTATTAATACTGCCAACCAGGAAGGCGTGACCTGGGACACCGTCGCTAACCGGTACATCGCTGCCTATTTTGAAGTAATGGATAAACTTAACGTCCGCCGGGCCCATGTTTATCCCCGCGTATCAGACCACATCGGCGAAATTATCGCCATCGTCAGGCGGCTTATCGACAAGGGCTATGCCTATACAATCGATGGCGATGTCTATTACAGCGTGGAAAAGTTTGCTCCCTATGGCCAGTTGAGCGGTCGCAGCCTGGAGGACATGAAGGCCGGCGCCCGTATTGACGTCGATGAACGCAAGCGCCACCCGATGGACTTCGCCTTATGGAAAAGCGCCAAACCGGGCGAGCCGGCCTGGGACAGTCCATGGGGGCCGGGGCGGCCGGGTTGGCATATTGAATGCAGCGCGATGGCCCTGAAATATCTAGGCAACGGTTTTGACTTCCATGGCGGCGGTAGTGACCTTATTTTTCCCCACCATGAAAACGAAATTGCCCAGTCGGAAGCGTATACGGGCGAGACGCCGTTTGTGCGCTATTGGCTGCACAACGGCTTTATTACCGTCAACGAGGAAAAAATGAGCAAATCGCTCGGCAACTTCTTCCTCGTCAAAGACATTCTGGCTCATTACCCGCCCGAGGTGCTCAGGTTTTTTATCCTGTCTACCCATTACCGCAGTCCGCTGGACTTCAGCGACGAGCGACTGGCGGAAGCCGGACGCAGCCTGGAGCGTCTGCGGACGGCCGTGGAAAATATTCGCCAGCTCGAGAAACTGCCCGGCGGCGCCGGCGGGGAGCAAGCCGACGTTGTCCGCCGGGCGGCTGCCCAGGCGAAAGCCGAGTTTTACGCGGCCATGGACGATGATTTCAACACCGCTTTGGCGATTAGCGTCATGTTCAGCTTGGCGAAAGAGATCAATATCTATTACAGTCAGGTGGCGGCCGGCAAGGTGGTGCTGGATGCCCAGGCCCTGGCGGAAGTGCGCGACGCTTATTTCATGATGGCCGATATTTTGGGAATATTAGTAAAGGAACGGGCCGGCCAGACGGAAGTTGACGGCGAACTTGTCGCCGGGCTGATGGACATCATCATCGCCGTCCGCCAGGAAGCCCGCCAGCGCAAGGATTGGGCCACCGCGGACGGTATTCGCAGCCGCCTGGCCGAATTAGGCATTATTCTGGAAGATTCGCCGCAGGGCGTAAGGTGGAAACGGCGTTGA
- the rlmB gene encoding 23S rRNA (guanosine(2251)-2'-O)-methyltransferase RlmB translates to MNEDIIAGRNVVMEALRSGRPINKILVAKGERHGLVREIVGLAREQGLVVQEVDVAKLDAVAMGVRHQGVVAMVAPVAYVDVDEILAQAAAKGEAPFLVLLDELEDPHNVGAILRTADATGVHGVLLPKRRSCPLSATVAKTSAGAVEYVPVARIGNIVQTLEKLKKAGLWVVGADMAGDKAYYEADLTGPLVVVVGSEGRGMGRLTREACDFLVRIPMRGRLSSLNASVACSLILYEVLKQREMKGT, encoded by the coding sequence ATGAATGAAGATATTATTGCCGGACGAAACGTTGTGATGGAAGCGCTGCGGAGCGGCCGGCCAATCAATAAAATATTAGTAGCTAAAGGCGAGCGGCATGGCTTGGTGCGGGAAATTGTCGGTTTGGCCCGCGAACAAGGGCTGGTGGTCCAGGAAGTGGATGTTGCCAAATTAGATGCCGTGGCCATGGGGGTCCGCCACCAAGGCGTGGTGGCCATGGTAGCACCGGTGGCGTATGTCGACGTTGACGAGATTTTAGCCCAAGCCGCGGCTAAGGGCGAAGCGCCTTTCCTGGTACTGCTTGATGAGCTGGAAGACCCGCATAACGTGGGGGCAATCCTGCGAACCGCCGACGCTACCGGGGTGCACGGTGTACTGCTGCCCAAGCGCCGCAGTTGCCCCCTGTCGGCGACGGTTGCCAAGACGTCGGCCGGAGCGGTGGAGTATGTACCGGTGGCGCGGATTGGCAATATTGTCCAGACGCTGGAGAAATTGAAAAAAGCCGGGTTGTGGGTCGTCGGCGCCGATATGGCGGGTGATAAGGCTTATTATGAAGCTGATTTAACCGGGCCGCTGGTTGTCGTGGTGGGCAGCGAGGGCCGGGGGATGGGGAGGTTGACGCGCGAGGCCTGCGATTTTCTAGTGCGCATCCCGATGCGCGGCCGCCTTTCTTCACTCAACGCGTCGGTAGCGTGTTCGCTAATTTTATATGAGGTGCTAAAGCAGCGGGAGATGAAAGGGACGTGA
- a CDS encoding VanW family protein has protein sequence MKKKRMTVIAALVGAAVAASVFSPLLWPRVYAGVTVDGVDVGGIGRAEVYQILLLWQKEQQERRVAVYYGDTRFEITADAIDFVFDADATLEEVWGVGRRGVWWERLKNIYLAAAGGYRVPVRFRYNETKLANLLEQWRETIDRPPRNATVSLLTGGIIPQEPGRKLETEALRPLLLKALRSPDVKDVAMPVTPVYPEITVADLQRTGIRENLSRFTTVFDPKDTNRTANIRLAARKINGHIVYPGQTFSFNETVGPREKAYGFKEALEIVDGEFVPGVGGGVCQVSSTLYNAVLLANLPVVERSNHSKPLGYVGLGRDATVAYGVLDFKFSNSTNGPIMIMAEVEGDKLHVGIFGQERRDETVEVLAAERKVIPPAIIKKQDQDMFLGETRMDKQGKPGYEVTTIRVVRRNGQEVKREILAKDRYLPENTIVKVGVKLPPFAQSSGQGDKEKRTGE, from the coding sequence GTGAAGAAAAAACGGATGACAGTCATTGCTGCGCTGGTTGGCGCTGCGGTAGCCGCAAGTGTTTTTTCGCCGCTGCTGTGGCCGCGGGTGTATGCCGGCGTTACGGTCGACGGGGTTGATGTCGGCGGTATCGGCCGGGCGGAAGTATATCAAATTCTGCTTCTGTGGCAAAAAGAGCAACAGGAGCGGCGCGTCGCTGTATATTATGGCGATACACGGTTTGAAATTACGGCTGACGCCATTGATTTCGTTTTCGACGCCGATGCGACATTAGAAGAGGTATGGGGAGTCGGGCGGCGTGGCGTTTGGTGGGAGCGCCTGAAAAATATTTATCTGGCCGCGGCCGGGGGCTATCGCGTCCCCGTGCGTTTCCGCTATAATGAAACTAAACTGGCGAATCTGCTGGAGCAGTGGAGGGAAACTATTGACCGTCCCCCCCGCAATGCCACCGTCAGTCTGCTGACCGGCGGGATTATTCCGCAAGAGCCGGGCCGTAAACTGGAGACAGAGGCCCTGCGTCCCCTACTGTTAAAAGCGCTGCGCAGCCCTGATGTCAAGGACGTAGCCATGCCGGTCACGCCGGTTTATCCGGAAATCACGGTGGCCGACCTTCAGCGCACCGGCATCCGGGAAAACCTTTCCCGGTTTACCACCGTCTTTGACCCGAAGGATACTAACCGGACGGCCAATATACGTTTAGCGGCCCGGAAAATCAACGGTCATATCGTCTATCCCGGACAGACCTTTTCTTTTAATGAAACGGTCGGTCCGCGGGAAAAAGCCTATGGGTTTAAAGAGGCCCTCGAAATCGTGGATGGTGAATTTGTTCCCGGCGTAGGGGGCGGTGTCTGCCAAGTGTCCTCGACCCTGTATAATGCCGTATTGCTGGCGAATTTACCGGTTGTTGAGCGCTCCAACCACTCCAAGCCGCTTGGTTATGTCGGACTTGGCCGCGATGCAACCGTCGCCTATGGCGTGTTGGACTTTAAGTTTAGCAACAGTACCAACGGGCCGATTATGATTATGGCCGAGGTGGAGGGTGACAAGCTCCATGTGGGCATTTTTGGCCAAGAACGCCGCGACGAGACAGTCGAGGTTTTGGCCGCCGAACGAAAGGTCATTCCGCCGGCTATTATCAAAAAACAGGACCAGGACATGTTTTTGGGCGAAACGCGGATGGACAAGCAGGGCAAGCCGGGTTATGAAGTTACCACCATCCGGGTGGTGCGGCGCAACGGGCAGGAAGTAAAGCGGGAAATATTGGCCAAAGACCGCTATTTACCGGAAAACACCATTGTCAAAGTGGGGGTTAAGCTGCCACCCTTTGCCCAGAGCAGCGGGCAGGGGGATAAAGAAAAAAGAACAGGGGAATAG
- the gltX gene encoding glutamate--tRNA ligase encodes MSKRELRVRFAPSPTGPFHIGGARSALFNWLLAKKHGGKMILRIEDTDLERSSKESEENIKEALRWLGIQWDEGVDVGGPYGPYRQTERLDIYRQYTDKLIAEGKAYLCYCTDEELEAERQAQLARGETPRYSGRCAALTEEERRRLVAEGRKPAVRFRVPENRQIVFKDLVRGVVTFDSNGIGDFVILKSDGIPVYNYAVVIDDALMRITHVIRAEEHLSNTPRQILLYEALGFELPEFGHISLILGKDRTKMSKRHGATSVEQYRQLGYLPEGLVNFLALLGWSPANEQEFFTIDELVREFSMDRVAKNPAVFDLDKLNYINAHYIRRADPALVTELALPHLQAAGYVQEPVTPEQRTWLVQVVAAVQDYISYAAQVVDHVDIFFKDEVEFESDEARQVLADPDIPRVMAAFKSKLDALQVVDAPAVQAVLKGITKELKVGGKKVYMPIRVALTGRTHGLDLDKFIALIGKERTLVRLQQTLAKIGL; translated from the coding sequence TCATATCGGCGGGGCCCGCTCGGCGCTGTTTAACTGGCTGCTGGCGAAAAAGCACGGCGGCAAAATGATACTGCGGATTGAGGATACCGACCTGGAACGTTCCAGCAAGGAGTCGGAAGAAAACATCAAGGAAGCGCTGCGGTGGCTGGGCATCCAGTGGGATGAAGGCGTCGATGTCGGCGGTCCTTATGGCCCATACCGCCAGACCGAACGGCTGGATATTTACCGTCAGTATACCGACAAGTTAATCGCCGAGGGGAAAGCCTATTTATGTTACTGCACCGACGAAGAATTGGAAGCTGAACGGCAGGCCCAGTTGGCGCGGGGCGAGACGCCGCGGTACAGCGGGCGCTGCGCCGCTCTGACCGAGGAGGAGCGCCGGCGCCTGGTTGCCGAAGGCCGCAAGCCGGCGGTGCGGTTCCGCGTGCCGGAAAACCGGCAGATTGTCTTTAAGGACTTGGTGCGTGGCGTCGTTACGTTTGATTCTAACGGCATTGGCGATTTCGTTATTCTCAAGTCGGACGGCATTCCCGTGTACAATTATGCGGTGGTCATTGACGATGCCCTGATGCGCATTACCCATGTCATCCGGGCCGAAGAACACCTTTCCAATACGCCGCGGCAAATACTGCTATACGAGGCGCTGGGATTTGAGCTGCCTGAATTCGGGCACATTTCGCTTATCTTAGGCAAGGACCGGACGAAAATGAGCAAACGGCATGGCGCTACGTCGGTAGAGCAATACCGACAGCTTGGCTATCTGCCGGAGGGGCTCGTTAATTTCCTCGCCCTCCTGGGATGGTCGCCGGCAAATGAGCAGGAGTTCTTTACCATTGACGAACTGGTGCGGGAGTTCAGTATGGACCGGGTAGCCAAGAATCCGGCCGTCTTTGACTTGGACAAGCTCAACTATATCAACGCCCATTATATTCGCCGCGCCGATCCGGCCCTTGTTACCGAACTAGCCCTGCCCCACTTACAGGCGGCCGGCTATGTTCAGGAACCGGTGACGCCTGAGCAGCGGACCTGGCTGGTCCAGGTGGTGGCCGCCGTCCAGGATTATATCAGTTATGCGGCTCAGGTTGTCGACCATGTGGATATTTTCTTTAAGGATGAAGTGGAATTTGAAAGCGACGAAGCGCGCCAGGTACTCGCCGATCCCGATATCCCGCGGGTGATGGCGGCGTTTAAGAGCAAATTAGACGCCTTGCAGGTGGTGGATGCCCCGGCCGTACAGGCTGTGCTGAAAGGTATTACGAAAGAGCTGAAAGTGGGCGGCAAAAAAGTTTACATGCCGATCCGCGTCGCCCTTACCGGCCGGACGCACGGTCTTGACCTGGACAAGTTTATTGCCCTCATCGGTAAGGAGCGGACGCTGGTCCGGCTACAGCAGACCTTAGCCAAAATCGGGCTATAA
- a CDS encoding NYN domain-containing protein, with protein sequence MNTTLIVDGYNVINAWPELAALKEDSLEHAREKLLEVMAGYGAYKGYRVIVVFDAHAVAGMDSVEQITPDLEVVYTGEGQTADSYIEKMVYYLVRQGHRVYVVTSDWAEQMVILGAGAFRIPARELWQDVREMKRDVADKYGETVLTYRRHELGSRLNHEVVRRLNELRRGR encoded by the coding sequence GTGAATACCACGCTGATTGTGGACGGCTACAATGTTATTAACGCCTGGCCGGAACTTGCGGCGCTGAAAGAGGATAGTCTTGAGCATGCCCGGGAGAAACTGCTGGAAGTCATGGCAGGATACGGCGCCTACAAAGGCTATCGTGTTATCGTCGTGTTTGACGCCCACGCGGTGGCGGGAATGGACAGTGTGGAGCAGATTACTCCAGACCTGGAAGTGGTTTATACCGGTGAGGGGCAAACGGCTGACAGTTATATTGAAAAGATGGTTTATTATCTCGTGCGCCAGGGACACCGCGTCTATGTCGTTACCTCCGACTGGGCAGAGCAGATGGTCATCCTGGGGGCAGGCGCCTTCCGGATACCGGCCCGGGAATTATGGCAGGATGTCCGGGAGATGAAGCGGGATGTTGCCGATAAATATGGCGAGACGGTGCTGACTTACCGACGGCATGAACTAGGCAGCCGGCTAAACCATGAGGTGGTGCGCCGCCTGAACGAACTGCGGCGCGGTCGCTAG
- the thyX gene encoding FAD-dependent thymidylate synthase, whose amino-acid sequence MKVKLINHTPEPERAVAMAARLCYSPVGAAQLAETMSDEQISRLVAKIISLGHLSTLEHVTFTFAIEGVSRVLTHQLVRHRIASYSQQSQRYVKEHDFEYILPPSIGANPAAKEKFAALMETIRDVYDELVALGVHQEDARYVLPNATETKIVVTMNARSLLHFFQLRCCNRAQWEIRRLAETMLAEVRQVAPLLFAKAGPTCVTAGYCSEGEMSCGRLARLKPKNRE is encoded by the coding sequence ATGAAGGTAAAACTGATTAACCACACGCCCGAGCCTGAACGGGCGGTAGCGATGGCGGCAAGGCTGTGTTACTCACCGGTAGGGGCGGCCCAATTGGCGGAAACCATGTCGGACGAGCAGATCAGTCGACTGGTGGCCAAGATTATCAGCCTGGGCCACCTGTCAACCCTGGAGCATGTTACATTTACCTTCGCCATTGAAGGAGTTTCGCGGGTGCTGACCCACCAACTGGTGCGCCACCGCATCGCTTCTTATTCCCAACAGTCACAGCGGTATGTAAAGGAACATGATTTTGAATACATCCTACCGCCGTCGATTGGTGCCAATCCGGCGGCTAAGGAGAAATTTGCGGCCTTGATGGAGACAATTCGTGATGTTTATGATGAGCTGGTAGCGCTGGGCGTGCACCAGGAAGACGCGCGCTATGTTCTGCCCAATGCGACGGAAACCAAAATTGTCGTAACAATGAATGCCCGGTCGCTGCTGCATTTTTTCCAGCTGCGCTGCTGCAACCGCGCCCAGTGGGAAATCCGGCGCCTGGCCGAGACCATGCTGGCCGAGGTGCGGCAAGTGGCGCCGCTGCTCTTTGCCAAAGCCGGGCCAACGTGCGTCACCGCTGGCTACTGCAGCGAAGGGGAAATGTCGTGCGGCAGGCTTGCTCGTCTTAAGCCCAAAAACCGGGAATAA
- a CDS encoding Mini-ribonuclease 3 codes for MKFDHFQLLMGKILNQAATAPVGSFAVEPERLHPLVLAYIGDAVFTLYVRTRLLTYEQQKVRVLHSYDAKMVSAVMQAVAVKELAGELSEAEQDLVRRGRNTGKAAPRSASVGEYRHSTGFETLLGYLFLSKQHERLYEIMDKAFVIISRKLLKCDEECGEEKNEGKTD; via the coding sequence TTGAAATTTGACCACTTTCAGCTATTAATGGGAAAAATACTGAACCAGGCGGCTACTGCCCCTGTGGGTAGCTTCGCGGTGGAGCCCGAGCGGCTCCACCCGCTAGTTCTTGCTTACATCGGCGATGCTGTCTTTACCCTTTATGTGCGTACCCGTCTATTGACCTATGAACAACAGAAAGTTCGCGTGCTGCACAGTTACGACGCCAAGATGGTATCGGCCGTAATGCAGGCAGTGGCGGTCAAGGAGCTTGCGGGCGAACTCAGCGAAGCCGAACAGGACCTTGTGCGGCGAGGTCGTAACACTGGTAAGGCTGCGCCGCGCAGCGCCTCGGTTGGCGAATACCGCCACAGCACCGGGTTTGAGACCCTGCTTGGCTATCTCTTTCTCAGTAAGCAGCATGAACGCCTTTATGAGATTATGGATAAGGCATTTGTCATTATTTCCCGGAAATTATTGAAATGTGATGAAGAATGTGGTGAGGAGAAGAATGAAGGTAAAACTGATTAA
- the cysE gene encoding serine O-acetyltransferase, with amino-acid sequence MFERLKKDIQVVFERDPAAKSVLEVLLCYPGLHAIWLHRIAHRLYKRGWIVLPRLISNFARFLTGIEIHPGAKIGEGLFIDHGTGVVIGETAEIGRNVTLYQGVTLGGTGKEKGKRHPTIGDNVVVASGAKVLGSFKVGDNSKIGAGSVVLKEVPPNSTVVGIPGRVVVKDGKRIDDIDLEHNNLPDPVAEMLNCMHRKIEKLEARIAQLEEELNKHGAKSV; translated from the coding sequence ATGTTTGAACGCTTAAAAAAGGATATTCAGGTCGTTTTTGAACGCGACCCGGCGGCTAAAAGCGTTCTGGAAGTGCTGCTATGCTATCCGGGACTACATGCCATTTGGCTGCACCGCATTGCTCACCGCCTTTACAAGCGGGGGTGGATCGTACTGCCCCGTCTGATTTCCAATTTTGCCCGCTTTCTCACGGGTATTGAAATCCATCCGGGAGCCAAAATAGGGGAAGGTTTGTTTATTGATCATGGCACCGGCGTGGTGATCGGGGAAACGGCCGAGATTGGCCGCAATGTAACGCTTTATCAGGGAGTGACGCTGGGCGGTACAGGCAAGGAAAAAGGCAAGCGTCATCCTACCATCGGCGACAATGTCGTCGTGGCCAGCGGCGCTAAAGTGCTCGGGTCGTTTAAGGTCGGCGACAATTCCAAGATTGGCGCTGGTTCGGTTGTGCTCAAGGAAGTGCCGCCCAACTCTACGGTGGTAGGCATCCCGGGGCGCGTTGTCGTCAAAGACGGCAAGCGGATTGACGATATCGACCTGGAACACAACAATCTGCCCGACCCGGTGGCCGAGATGTTAAATTGCATGCACCGGAAGATCGAAAAACTGGAGGCGCGTATTGCCCAACTGGAAGAGGAGTTGAACAAACATGGCGCTAAGAGTGTATAA
- the sigH gene encoding RNA polymerase sporulation sigma factor SigH, whose translation MRANTQRDLYSRFENMTDEEIVIDAKDNDNAVAQEYLINKYRNFVRAKARSYFLIGADREDIIQEGMIGLYKAIRDFRNDKLSSFRAFAELCVTRQIITAIKTATRQKHIPLNSYVSLNKPIYDEDSDRTLLDVLSGSKISDPEELVISREEFIDIEAKMGQILSDLEWKVLMSYLDGKSYQEIASELDRHVKSIDNALQRVKRKLERYLDNRGDDDEVRGMYKGLTGLKDRDNKPDENLDEE comes from the coding sequence ATGCGGGCAAATACTCAGCGCGATCTGTATAGTCGTTTTGAAAATATGACCGATGAAGAAATAGTAATTGACGCCAAGGATAACGATAACGCAGTCGCACAGGAGTATTTAATCAATAAATACCGCAACTTCGTTCGAGCCAAGGCCAGGTCTTACTTTCTGATCGGCGCCGACCGCGAAGATATTATTCAGGAAGGTATGATCGGGTTATATAAGGCCATCCGCGATTTCCGTAATGACAAGCTCTCGTCCTTCAGGGCATTTGCCGAACTATGCGTAACCCGTCAGATCATCACAGCCATCAAAACGGCAACCCGTCAAAAGCATATCCCGCTGAACTCATATGTATCGTTAAATAAGCCGATTTATGATGAAGACTCCGACCGGACCCTCCTCGACGTGTTGTCCGGTTCCAAAATTTCTGACCCGGAAGAGCTGGTGATCAGCCGGGAAGAGTTTATTGATATTGAGGCCAAGATGGGGCAAATCTTGAGCGACCTGGAATGGAAAGTGCTTATGTCTTACCTGGACGGCAAGTCCTATCAGGAAATCGCCAGCGAACTGGACCGCCATGTAAAGTCCATTGACAACGCGTTGCAGCGGGTCAAGCGGAAACTGGAACGCTATCTGGACAACCGCGGCGATGATGACGAAGTCCGCGGCATGTATAAGGGACTGACTGGCCTAAAGGACCGGGATAACAAACCGGATGAAAACCTTGATGAAGAATGA